The DNA sequence ACGACTTATTTCCAAGATTCTCGCCCGATGGGTCCAAAGTAATTTTTGTCAATACTAATAATGACAATCAATCGGCTCCGGAAGTATGGATGATGGATATAGATGGGCGTAACCGTACGCGGCTATTTCAAAACGCAACTATGCCGGATTGGAAATAGCGGAGTAGTCCCGCGTTAAATTCAGAGTCCTGCCGGGTTGGAGTGTCGTAGCACTTCATCCCGGCAGGACTTTTTTGTTGTCAGCAAAGAAACAATCCGAATTACTCAACGGTATAAGCCTGCAATCCAGGCGACTACTCGTTGCCGCGCTGGAATCTGCTTCGGGAAGTGAACCAGTTTAGGGTTGACTTTGTATGTACGCGGCCTCGCACTGGATGCTAGGCGCCAAAAAGAAAAACCAAATCCCCCGCTTTCCAGTGCTTGCCAGAAGCATCCCGTTTGCTAATTATTAATATAAATGATATGGATAAAATCATGCAACTTTGCAGCGTAGGACGGTATATCACGATAAATGCATATATACCGGAATACTATAATTTAACTATAAAGTTAAATTTGAATACAGCGCCCTAGGTTCTGCCAGGTCTATGATAAAGTTGATAGATGATGTATTTGGCATGAAATATGAGCAGAGTGCGCGACTTTGGGAGCAGTCCTGGTCCTCTTTAATCACAAAAAAATACCATGCAACCTGTGAAATTTAGTAATCTATTTTCCAGGTTTACCCGTAATGACGTTGAGTTTGAGGCATAGCCTTCCAAGTAGCTTTTTCCCTTTCCTTCCTTTCGTAACCTTTACCTGAACATACTATGAAAAACCCTTACATGAGTGCCGTACGGTGGGCACAGAAACCGCATCTGCGGTTTTTGCTCCTCCTGTTACTGGCCTTGCCTTTTGTGGGCCGCGCCCAGACGTTTACTGTAACGCCATCTGATCCTGCCAATCCCCAGAACTTTGGGTCAGTCGCAGTTGGCTCTACGTCGCCCGCCAAGTCGTATACCGTCGTTGGCTCACGTATCACGATGCCCATCGTTGTTGCCCTGGGTGGCATCGGCGGCGGCACGCGCTACGAAATCAGCCGTGACAACATCACCTTCAGCGGTACTGCCATTGAACTGCAGCCCGATGCCAACGGTGACATCTCGACGACGGTATATGCCCGGTTTCGCCCCACCGCAGTAGGTGCTGCCAACGGCCGGACCCTGTCCTTCTCTTCGGACGAAAGCTCGGATTTCTTCCAGTATACCCTCAACGGCACTGGTATTGCCGGCACGCCCACGGTTAGTGCTGATCCTACTTCCCGCAGCTTTGGCAATCAGGTAGTGAATACGGCTTCGGCCCCTCAGACCACGGTTGTATCCGGTACGTCGCTGACGGGCCCCATCACGGTTACGGCGCCTGCCGGCTTTGAAGTAAGCGTTGGTGCCGGTGCTTATGCCTCTTCCCTGACTTTGACGCCGGTTAGCGGCTCGGTGAGCCCAACGACGGTAAACATCCGCTTTGTGCCAACCGCGGCTCAGGGCTACGTAAGCAACGTAACGGTAGCAAGCCCCGGTGCCACGACCGTTAACGTAGGCGTATCGGGTACCGGCGTACTGCCGACTCCCGTTCTGACGGCCACGCCCAGCCCGTTGCAGGACTTCGGTCAGGTAACGGTGGGTACTGCCAGCGCGGCTGTCCGCTCGTTTACGGTGAGCGGCCAAGACCTGCAGGGTCCGGTTACCATCACGCCCCCAGCCGGTTTCCGGATTCGCACGGGTGCCAACTCTTTCTCGACCAGCGCTATTACCCTGACGCCAACCAACGGCGCTCTGGCTGCTACCACGGTTGATGTACGTTTCTACCCCACGGTAGCTCAGCCTTACGCCAGCGACATTACGGTGGCTTCTACCAACGCCGCTACGCAACTGGTGCGCGTGACTGGTGAGGGCACGCCCAGCTCGGGTAACCCCGTTATTACGCTTGACCCCGGTGCTATCAACTTCGGCACCATCACCAGCAGCGGTGGTACCAGCACGCGGACCTTCGAAGTTAGCGGCACGGACCTGCAATCAGCCATTGTGCTGACGCCTAGCATCAGCAACATCCAGATCCGGAATGCTTCGGCCGGTGGCACGTTCTCGTCGGCTCCCCTGACCCTCAATCCCATCAACGGTACGGTGGCCTCGCAAATCATTGAAGTGCGTCTGGTATCTCTGGTAGCCCAGGGCAACTTCAACGAGCGTATCGATGTCACCTCGACCGGCGTTACCTCGGTGGTGACGGTAACTGGTACGAACACCAGCGGCGCCATTTCGGACATCTCGGTTTCGAACCCGAACGGTAACGAGTTTACCTTCGTAACGCGTCCTACCACGCAGTCGGTTTCGCAGTCGTATCTGCTGGCTGGTACTAACCTGATTGATCCGCTGATCGTGCAGCCCATCGGTCCGAATGCTTCCTACTTCCAGGTATCGGCCGACAACATCAACTTCGTTTCGCAGCTGTCGTTTGCTCCTGACGCTCAGGGCAACGTGACCCAGCGTCCGATCTACGTACGTTTCGTGCCCGGTGTAAACGCCGTGACGGTAAGCGCCAACATTCGTAACTCCAGCGCTCCGGCTCCTGACTTCGACGTGTCGGTAACTGGTATCAGTGAGCCAACGATTCGTCTGGACCGCGCCATTGGTGCATTCCCCGACAACATCGTGAAAGGCACGCAGTCGAACCCCACGACGGTTCGTCTGGACGGCTTCCTGCTGGCTGGCGACGTAACGTTGCGTTTCCCTCCGGATGCTAACGACCCAACGCGTAACCCCACCCAGATTCCTCAGTTCGAGTTCTCGCTGGACAACGGTACTACGTACGTGAAAACGGCTACTATCACGCCCGACAGCGAAGGCAACTTTACCCGCAACCTGCTGGTGCGCTACGCCCCAACCCGCGTAGGTAATGCTGCTCAGGAACTGCAGTTCAGCAACGCCAGCTTCTTCAATGGTAACTTCTTCGCTCTGACCAGCGGCTTCGGCCGGACGACGGGCTTTGGCATTGCCACGGAGCCCACGGTACAGTCGACGGCTACTATCGTCCGCAACGGCGGCTCGGCCACGATTACCTTTAACCTGTCGAACCCGCCCGCTGGTACCAGCTACGGCCAGAACCGCTTGGTAATTGCCACCAGCACTTACAAGCAGCTGCCCACGAGCCTGTTCCCCCGCGACAAGCAGAACTTCAACCCCGGTACCACGGTGAACGGCTCCTTCCAGTTTGGTAGCGGCACGGCCATCGAGGCTTCCAGCAACACGTACGTAGTGTTCAGCGCCGCTTCCGACAACTTCACGGTGAGCAACCTGGATCCGAACCTGACCTACTACTTCTTCGCCTTCGAATTCAACAACGACGGTGTACTGAACGCTGAGAACTACCGCGTGCCAAACAACGAGCCCCAGAACCCGCTGCCCGTGGAGCTGGTGGCATTCACGGCCAAACTGCGCGGCGACAACACGGTGGCTCTGAACTGGGCTACTGCCAGCGAAACCAACAACCGTGGTTTCGAAGTAGAGCGCAGCGCAGACGCCAAGAACTTCAAGACGATTCTGTTCAAAGAAGGTGCTGGCAGCTCGACGACCCGCACCAACTACGACGCGGTTGACACGAAGCCCCTGGCTGGTGTGTCGTACTACCGCCTGAAGCAGATCGACACGGACGGTGCCGTATCGTACTCGAAAGTAGTGGTCGTGAAGGCCGCTATGACCGACGTGACGGTGTATCCGAACCCCACGCAGGGTGCTGAACTGGTAAACGTGGCAGTGCCGAACGGCTCGACGGAAGGCCTGCTGGTGCGCATCACCGACCTGACGGGCCGGGAAGTGCTGCAGACCCGCCTGGGCAGCCAGGGTGAGCTGAACACGCAGAACCTGAAAGCCGGTACGTACATTGTTATCATTGGTGAAGGCGCCGCGAAAGTGAGCCGGAAGCTGGTGAAAAACTAAGTATAGCCCTCACTTGATAAAAAAGGCCTCCCAGGTAACGGGAGGCCTTTTTTTGTGTTATCACCCGACGGGTAACTATTACATAACAAGGATGCTACGGTATATTATAAAGCTAAACGTATATCTTTAAGAGCTACATTGCTCCTGATGTAGGCTGGACCTTAGTTTCTTTCTGCATGCCAACAACAAGTACTCTATTTCGGCCATTCCGCTCTGCGGTATGGTCTTTTTTGTTTTTGCTGATTCTGCTGCCGTTAGCCGGGAAAGGGCAGAGCACCGTGTTCCGGGAAACAATGGGCACGGTAAGCAGCAACACTGCTATCAGCGCACACGAAACCAATAACGGGTTCGACAACGACGGTTATACCATGACCGATGGTGGGGCCGCCAACCCCGCCGACATTCGCATTTCATCCCCCTCAGCTGGGTACACGGGGGCCAGCGGATTCGCCAACGTTTTCTTCACCGCGAGCGGCGAGCGGGGCTTCGCTATTGAGGGAATTGATGCCGCCGGCTTCACGGGTCTGAGTCTGGGCTTTGCCGTCAGAAAGGAATCAGCGGCCAATACGACCTTCGGAACCTTGGTGGTTGAGTATTGGGACGGCACTGCCTATCAGCCTCTCACGGTTTCGGGGTTGCCGGCCAGTACGGCCGGGGCGGGCTGGTACCTGATTACGGGAGTATCGTTGCCGGCCGCGGCGCAGATTAATGACCTGAAAATCCGCTTTCGTAAAACGGCCGGCACCATGCGGCTAGATGACGTGGAGCTTAAGGGCACCGACGCTACGCCACCCGCTTTCCTGAATGGTTACCCGACGCTCAGCGCCATTACCGCATCGGGTTTCACGGCCCTGACCAAGCTCAACGAGGCCGGCAAAACCTACTTTGTGGTGGTGGCCGATAATGCCGCAGTACCAACGGTAGCGGAAATCAAGGCCGGGCAAAGCAGCGGGGGCGGGGCACCCGTAGCCAGTGGTACCATCAGCACCGCCGCCGCCACGGAAGGCAGCCGCGGCGTAACCGGCCTCAGCGCCGGGACCAGCTACGACGTATACTTTATAGCCGAGGATAACCTCACGCCTACGCCCAACATTCAGGGCGCACCTATCAAGCTCGACGTGACAACCCTGGCCACGGCAGATACCACGCCGCCGGTGTTTGCTTCGGGTTCCCCAACAGCTACGGGCGTAACGGTAACGGGCTTCACGCTGTCGTCGACGCTGGACGAGGTGGGCACCACATACTACGTGGTACTGGCCAGTGGAGCCAGCGCACCTTCATCGGCGCAGGTAAAGGCCGGGCAGAACGCCAGCGGCACGGCTGCGGCGGTGAAGGGTTCCGTGGCTAACCCCACGGCTAACACGGCGGCTACCACTGCCGTAACGGGCCTGACTGGCGGTACGACCTACGATGTGTACGTGGTGGCCGAAGACGCGCCGCTCAATCTGCAGGCTGCCCCGGTAAAGCTGACCGTAACGACTGCGCCGGCTCCGCCGACTGTTACGGGCCTCAATCCTACCTTCGGGCCGGTTGGAACGGCGGTAGCCATTGCCGGCACGGGTCTGAGCACCATTACCGGGGTTACGTTCGGGGGCGTGGCGGCTACCGGCGTTACGGCCACGGCCACGCAAGTGACGGCCACCGTAGCCAGCGGTACTCCCCTCGGAGCGGGCATCGTGGTCCTCTCTGACGGGACGACTACCTACCAGGCCCCGGGTACGTTCACCGTAACCGCCGCGCCCACGGTAACAACGACGGCGGCTTCGAACGTTACGGCCACCACGGCTACCTCGGGAGGCTCCGTGACGAGCAACAACGCTACCATCAGCGGGCGGGGTGTTGTATATGCTACCACGGCCAACCCCCGCATCGGGGGCAGCGGCGTGGCACAGGTCACGGCCACTGGTACTACCGGCTCGTTCACCAGCAACCTGACGGCCCTCAGCGGCAGCACCACGTACTACGTGGCGGCCTACGCTACCAGCGAATTTGGCACCACGTACGGCCCCGACCAAACGTTTACCACGTTGGCCCCGTTTGCGGGGCTGTTCGAGGATTTTGAGGTGACGACCCCCACCAAAAGCAGCTACCCGATTGGCACGGTAACGACGGCCAACGGCAGCTGGACGTTCGATGAGGCGGTAGTTGGCAACCTGTCCAACGACAAGAAGAACGGTACCAAGTCGGCCCGCTTGCGCGGGGGAAGTATTTACATGAACTTCAATAAGGCCAATGGCGCCGGCCTGGTTACCATCACTGCCGCCTCTTTCGGCACCGACAGCCCGTCGTCGTACGCCATTGATATTTCGACCGACGACGGCGTTACCTACGATGCTTTTACCAGCGACGTCATTGCGGCCACCAGCACGCTGACGGCGACGCAGTTTGCCGTGAACGTGCCCGGGGCAATCCGCCTGCGGGTGCGGCACGTGGGCGGCTCGGTGGGCAACAACCCCCGCCTCAACATTGATGACATTACCATCACTGATTTCACGGGAACCGCCACCACCATTGCCGCGCCCACCTTTGCCGGCACGAGTTTCTGCACGACCACCGCGGCGACTTTCCCGGTTGACTTCGTCCCCTCGGGTACCTTTGCCGCCACCAACGATTTCTCGGTACAGCTGTCCAACGCCGCCGGCTCTTTTGCCTCGCCGGTAGTGGTCGGGACGGTAACGGATAACCCCGGTACGGCGACGCCGATAACTGTCAGCGTCACGATTCCGGCGGGTACGGCCAGCGGCACGGGCTACAAGCTGCGAGTGGTAGCCAACGACCCGGCCCGCAACGGCGCGGCTTCGGCCGCTATTACCCTGGTAAATTCGCCGACGGTTACGGTGGCCCCCAACGCGCCCCAGACCTTGTTGCCCAACGCCAACGGCACCCCACTGGTGGCTACCGAAACGCCGGCGGCCGTGTCGCGGCAGTGGTTCTACACCACGCCGTCGAACACTACGCCTACCGCAATTTCGGGTGCTACCGGCCTGAGCTACACGCCCAGCTTCGCCACGCCCGACACGTACTACGTCACGGTCGTATCCACGTTTGCCGCCTGCGGCTCCGTTGCCAGCAGCGCCGTAACCATTACGGTGGCCGCCCCGGTAGCCACGCTCACGGCCACGCCCAACGCGCTGACGATAAATGCTACCACCAACCAAACTGGCACCCAGGAGTACCTGCTGGAAGGCAGCAACCTGCCGGCCAACGCGCCGGTGGCCCTCAGCAGCAACAACCCCGCCGTCGACTTCTCCCTGAACGGGGGCGCCAGCTACGTAAGCACCGCTTCGCTGACGGCCTCGGCCAGCGGCAGCCTCAGCCAGACGGTGCGGGTGCGGTTTTCCGCGCCGGCCACGGCCGGGACTACCACTGCCACGATCAGCAATGAAAGTGGAGCGCTGTCGGCACCGGTAGCGGTAACGGGCAACGCCAGTGAGCCGGCCGCCTCCACGCCGTTTACGCCGGGTAACCTGGCCCTGGTGCGGGTGGGGGATGGCAGCGCGGCGCTGACCTCGGCCGCCACTCCCATCTTTATCGACGAGTACACGCCCGCCGGAACGCTGGTGCGCAGCATTGCCGTGCCCACCGCCCCCGCCGGCAGCAACTTCGCCCTGACGGCCAACGGCACCTCGAGCACCAATGGGCTGGTGACTTTGTCGCCTAACCGGCAGTTCCTCACTTTGGCGGGCTACAACGCGGCCCCCGGGACGGCCAGCGTGGCTACGGCCAGCGGCGTCGAGCGGGTTGTGGGCCTAATTACGGCTAACGGGAGCATCAACACCAGCACCCGCATGACCGACGGCTACCTGGGTGGCGACATTCGCTCGGCAGTTACCACCGATGGCACCGGCTTCTGGACGGCGGGCAACGGCGGGGGCAGCACGGCTAACCTGGCTTCGGGCGGCACCCGCTACGTGGCCTTCGGCAGCAGCGGCACTTCTACCCAGCTCAGCACCACCCCGACCAATACCCGCGTGGCGGCCATTTACTTCGATCAGCTGTTCGTGAGCACCGGCTCCGGTAGCAACGTGGGCATCAACACCGTGGGTACGGGAGTGCCAACCGATGCCGGGCACGCTACCACGCTGGTAGCTGGCCTAACGGCCGGGGATGCCTACGGCTACGTGTTCTTTGACCTGACCGATGCCG is a window from the Hymenobacter aquaticus genome containing:
- a CDS encoding T9SS type A sorting domain-containing protein, with the translated sequence MPIVVALGGIGGGTRYEISRDNITFSGTAIELQPDANGDISTTVYARFRPTAVGAANGRTLSFSSDESSDFFQYTLNGTGIAGTPTVSADPTSRSFGNQVVNTASAPQTTVVSGTSLTGPITVTAPAGFEVSVGAGAYASSLTLTPVSGSVSPTTVNIRFVPTAAQGYVSNVTVASPGATTVNVGVSGTGVLPTPVLTATPSPLQDFGQVTVGTASAAVRSFTVSGQDLQGPVTITPPAGFRIRTGANSFSTSAITLTPTNGALAATTVDVRFYPTVAQPYASDITVASTNAATQLVRVTGEGTPSSGNPVITLDPGAINFGTITSSGGTSTRTFEVSGTDLQSAIVLTPSISNIQIRNASAGGTFSSAPLTLNPINGTVASQIIEVRLVSLVAQGNFNERIDVTSTGVTSVVTVTGTNTSGAISDISVSNPNGNEFTFVTRPTTQSVSQSYLLAGTNLIDPLIVQPIGPNASYFQVSADNINFVSQLSFAPDAQGNVTQRPIYVRFVPGVNAVTVSANIRNSSAPAPDFDVSVTGISEPTIRLDRAIGAFPDNIVKGTQSNPTTVRLDGFLLAGDVTLRFPPDANDPTRNPTQIPQFEFSLDNGTTYVKTATITPDSEGNFTRNLLVRYAPTRVGNAAQELQFSNASFFNGNFFALTSGFGRTTGFGIATEPTVQSTATIVRNGGSATITFNLSNPPAGTSYGQNRLVIATSTYKQLPTSLFPRDKQNFNPGTTVNGSFQFGSGTAIEASSNTYVVFSAASDNFTVSNLDPNLTYYFFAFEFNNDGVLNAENYRVPNNEPQNPLPVELVAFTAKLRGDNTVALNWATASETNNRGFEVERSADAKNFKTILFKEGAGSSTTRTNYDAVDTKPLAGVSYYRLKQIDTDGAVSYSKVVVVKAAMTDVTVYPNPTQGAELVNVAVPNGSTEGLLVRITDLTGREVLQTRLGSQGELNTQNLKAGTYIVIIGEGAAKVSRKLVKN
- a CDS encoding T9SS type A sorting domain-containing protein, which gives rise to MLILLPLAGKGQSTVFRETMGTVSSNTAISAHETNNGFDNDGYTMTDGGAANPADIRISSPSAGYTGASGFANVFFTASGERGFAIEGIDAAGFTGLSLGFAVRKESAANTTFGTLVVEYWDGTAYQPLTVSGLPASTAGAGWYLITGVSLPAAAQINDLKIRFRKTAGTMRLDDVELKGTDATPPAFLNGYPTLSAITASGFTALTKLNEAGKTYFVVVADNAAVPTVAEIKAGQSSGGGAPVASGTISTAAATEGSRGVTGLSAGTSYDVYFIAEDNLTPTPNIQGAPIKLDVTTLATADTTPPVFASGSPTATGVTVTGFTLSSTLDEVGTTYYVVLASGASAPSSAQVKAGQNASGTAAAVKGSVANPTANTAATTAVTGLTGGTTYDVYVVAEDAPLNLQAAPVKLTVTTAPAPPTVTGLNPTFGPVGTAVAIAGTGLSTITGVTFGGVAATGVTATATQVTATVASGTPLGAGIVVLSDGTTTYQAPGTFTVTAAPTVTTTAASNVTATTATSGGSVTSNNATISGRGVVYATTANPRIGGSGVAQVTATGTTGSFTSNLTALSGSTTYYVAAYATSEFGTTYGPDQTFTTLAPFAGLFEDFEVTTPTKSSYPIGTVTTANGSWTFDEAVVGNLSNDKKNGTKSARLRGGSIYMNFNKANGAGLVTITAASFGTDSPSSYAIDISTDDGVTYDAFTSDVIAATSTLTATQFAVNVPGAIRLRVRHVGGSVGNNPRLNIDDITITDFTGTATTIAAPTFAGTSFCTTTAATFPVDFVPSGTFAATNDFSVQLSNAAGSFASPVVVGTVTDNPGTATPITVSVTIPAGTASGTGYKLRVVANDPARNGAASAAITLVNSPTVTVAPNAPQTLLPNANGTPLVATETPAAVSRQWFYTTPSNTTPTAISGATGLSYTPSFATPDTYYVTVVSTFAACGSVASSAVTITVAAPVATLTATPNALTINATTNQTGTQEYLLEGSNLPANAPVALSSNNPAVDFSLNGGASYVSTASLTASASGSLSQTVRVRFSAPATAGTTTATISNESGALSAPVAVTGNASEPAASTPFTPGNLALVRVGDGSAALTSAATPIFIDEYTPAGTLVRSIAVPTAPAGSNFALTANGTSSTNGLVTLSPNRQFLTLAGYNAAPGTASVATASGVERVVGLITANGSINTSTRMTDGYLGGDIRSAVTTDGTGFWTAGNGGGSTANLASGGTRYVAFGSSGTSTQLSTTPTNTRVAAIYFDQLFVSTGSGSNVGINTVGTGVPTDAGHATTLVAGLTAGDAYGYVFFDLTDAVAGPDVVYVADGNAGIRKYSLVGSSWVQNGSTISGGGALRGLAGSRTAAGIRLFATSAGNLYTVLDDVAYNTAPSTTTLTSLALAGTNQAFRGLSFAPGSPVVLPVKLTAFTAERQQGSVAIRWTTASEHNSAHFQVERSDDGKKFAVVAQVAAQGQSTRTQHYTALDQQPSTRLSYYRLRQVDQDGTAAYSPVVTVRPAQEALLYPNPVQRLLTVQLPQTPAATTLVQITDLSGRACISRRIGQGEQLDVQGLQPGTYLVYVGEGASRVVQKVVKN